A stretch of the Chelonoidis abingdonii isolate Lonesome George chromosome 11, CheloAbing_2.0, whole genome shotgun sequence genome encodes the following:
- the RFX5 gene encoding DNA-binding protein RFX5 yields MADDKAGPKVSKKGSSQSGNSRGDATEPSTLLQKLKSTISKSVQNKVDSILQDVQKFSDNDKLYLYLQLPSGPSSGEKSSLDLSSLSTAEHMHACNWIRNHLEEHTDTCLPKQDVYDTYKRYCDNLCCRPLSAANFGKIIREIFPNIKARRLGGRGQSKYCYSGIRRKTVVSMPPLPSLDLKVADTSELTDLVQSYHDELVDAACALTCHWAEKILKRSFNNIVEVAQFLIQQHLISSRSDRADLVMAMVVSESSENIHRDTRPSQTARKNGLETSDSTVKTQAQNKKENNSKPSVPPRAERKKTPETPKPVSSPQVNALVARLPFLLPRIQANERLMPPGAQAVRSSPPILAPKITAMPIGSTVKMATLPLSVGTASSLPINLAPGVNGAAGLVSQQAAVPVINMILPSMSIPVAEISANPKSAAGGGSNRHGPAKSSEGLAGSQQEAQGAKGAKRPLESPTEAATIKRKRGRPRKRLDEAEASSPDKCSGTEEGGAPETGGGGDAGHEGSPSRSSFVSGWNGGSPSLCPGDPGGLCVGGQDSRAKGASPGADNRGSSLDADRATGTSQVSVIQDSRFSGKNQLKAGTLELEDDLQVQMNPGKASVPGSQGPQEGRPHPRSPLGDTKPESPQKSPALLLLSATSAPDDHAQPSDSGSSPDLQGDASGSEESPLPAGLHSAGATEDKTARHQRSPASKRLHSPQSAADHP; encoded by the exons CAAGATGTGCAGAAATTTTCAGACAACGATAAACTCTACCTGTACCTACAGCTGCCATCCGGTCCGAGCTCTGGGGAAAAAAG CAGCCTGGACCTGAGCTCCCTGAGCACTGCTGAGCACATGCATGCGTGCAACTGGATCCGGAATCACCTGGAGGAACACACGGACACCTGCCTGCCCAAGCAGGATGTCTACGACACATACAA GCGATACTGTGATAACCTCTGTTGTCGCCCTTTGAGTGCCGCCAACTTCGGGAAGATCATCCGGGAGATTTTCCCAAACATCAAAGCCAGAAGACTGGGAGGACGAGGGCAATCGAA GTATTGCTACAGCGGGATCAGGAGGAAGACAGTGGTCAGCAtgccacccctgcccagcctggacCTCAAAGTTGCCGATACT TCGGAGCTCACAGACCTGGTGCAGTCATATCACGACGAGCTGGTGGACGCGGCCTGCGCTCTGACCTGCCACTGGGCTGAGAAGATCCTCAAGCGCTCCTTCAACAACATCGTGGAGGTGGCTCAGTTCCTCATCCAACAGCACCTCATCAGCTCGCGCTCTGACCGCGCTGACCTGGTCATGGCCATGGTGGTCTCAG AAAGTTCCGAAAATATCCACCGAGATACTCGACCGTCACAAACTGCCAGGAAGAACGGATTGGAAACATCGGACAGCACTGTCAAAACCCAGGCTCAG AACAAAAAGGAGAATAACTCAAAACCCTCTGTCCCGCCCCGAGCCGAGAGGAAGAAAACCCCAGAGACCCCCAAGCCGGTGAGCAGCCCCCAAGTCAACGCCCTGGTGGCTCGCCTGCCTTTCCTCCTGCCTCGCATCCAGGCCAATGAGAGACTGATGCCACCAGGTGCCCAGGCCGTGCGGTCCTCCCCTCCCATCCTGGCGCCCAAGATCACAGCCATGCCCATCGGGAGCACGGTCAAGATGGCCACCCTGCCGCTGTCAGTGGGCACCGCCTCCTCCCTACCTATCAACCTGGCACCAGGCGTGAACGGGGCAGCTGGGCTGGTCAGCCAGCAAGCGGCAGTGCCGGTGATCAACATGATCCTGCCCAGCATGAGCATCCCTGTGGCCGAAATTTCAGCCAACCCCAAGAGCGCAGCCGGGGGCGGCAGCAACAGGCATGGCCCTGCCAAAAGCAGCGAGGGGCTGGCcggcagccagcaggaggcacaggGAGCCAAAGGCGCCAAACGCCCCCTGGAGTCGCCCACTGAGGCTGCCACCATTAAGAGGAAGCGCGGTCGGCCCCGGAAGAGGCTGGATGAGGCAGAGGCCAGTTCGCCGGATAAATGCAGCGGCACGGAGGAGGGGGGTGCCCCTGAGACTGGAGGAGGGGGCGATGCCGGCCATGAGGGTAGCCCATCACGGAGCTCGTTCGTCTCGGGCTGGAATGGAGGGTCGCCCAGCCTGTGTCCCGGAGACCCGGGAGGGCTCTGTGTGGGAGGCCAGGACAGCCGGGCTAAGGGAGCATCGCCTGGTGCTGACAACAGAGGCAGCTCGCTGGACGCTGACCGAGCCACGGGCACCTCCCAGGTGAGCGTCATCCAGGACAGCCGGTTCAGTGGTAAGAACCAGCTGAAAGCTGGCACGCTGGAGCTGGAGGACGATTTGCAGGTGCAGATGAACCCAGGCAAGGCTTCTGTACCAGGATCTCAAGGCCCCCAGGAGGGGAGACCTCACCCCCGCTCTCCCTTGGGAGACACCAAACCAGAGAGCCCGCAAAAAagcccagccttgctcctgctgtCAGCGACTTCTGCCCCCGACGACCACGCTCAGCCGTCCGATTCTGGGAGCTCTCCTGATTTGCAGGGCGATGCGTCTGGATCGGAGGAGTCGCCGCTGCCGGCGGGTTTGCACTCTGCTGGCGCTACTGAGGACAAAACCGCTAGGCACCAGCGCAGCCCTGCTTCCAAAAGGCTCCACAGCCCCCAGTCCGCAGCGGATCACCCCTGA